A stretch of Brassica rapa cultivar Chiifu-401-42 chromosome A08, CAAS_Brap_v3.01, whole genome shotgun sequence DNA encodes these proteins:
- the LOC103832607 gene encoding inactive protein kinase SELMODRAFT_444075 isoform X4 — protein sequence MIRGKHEKRPSSNGTEKVLVAVKASREISKTALVWALTHIVHPGDCITLVVVVTSHNAGRKLWTLPKFAGDCASVHRKPHSDAIPEIKSDLTDTCSQMILQLHDVYDPNKVTNLAHNQNIKKTVNLMFFFWKVNVRIKIVSGSPCGAVASEAKESQATWVVLDKHLKQEMKRCIDELQCNIVAIKRSQAKVLRLNLVGSPTTKDAVKENKSRSLGSVGAVVTTPLSSPEVGTPFTGTEAGTSSVASSDLGTSSPIFTAEVKKDDTNAAQETKISRRSDSETSGNIRGAVSLSRNAPPVPPPLCSICQHKAPVFGKPPRFFSYKELELATKGFSQSNFLAEGGFGSVHRGVLPEGQIVAVKQHKLASTQGDVEFCSEVEVLSCAQHRNVVMLIGFCIEQSRRLLVYEYICNGSLDAHLYGRHKDTLEWPARQKIAVGAARGLRYLHEECRVGCIVHRDLRPNNILITHDYEPLVGDFGLARWQPDGELGVDTRIIGTFGYLAPEYTQSGQITEKADVYSFGVVLIELITGRKAMDISRPKGQQCLTEWVNTANLKRFLVSQVFFKLISGFGEQARSRLEEYAVEELVDPKLEKRYSETEIICMIHTASLCIRRDPHVRPRMSQVLRLLEGDMSVNERFSGRLSTERSQRSVR from the exons ATGATCAGAGGAAAACATGAGAAGAGACCAAGTTCTAATGGGACTGAGAAGGTTCTTGTTGCTGTTAAAGCATCTAGGGAGATTTCAAAGACAGCATTGGTTTGGGCTTTGACACATATTGTTCATCCTGGAGACTGCATaactcttgttgttgttgtcactTCTCACAATGCTG GTCGAAAGCTTTGGACTCTCCCTAAGTTTGCTGGAGACTGTGCAAGTGTTCATAGGAAACCACATTCTGATGCAATCCCTGAGATAAAAAGTGACCTCACTGATACTTGTTCTCAAATGATTCTCCAGCTTCATGATGTCTATGACCCAAACAAGGTTACTAACTTAGCCCATaaccaaaacattaaaaaaacagttaatctcatgttttttttttggaaggtTAATGTTAGGATCAAAATTGTTTCTGGATCACCATGTGGAGCTGTTGCATCTGAGGCCAAGGAATCACAAGCAACTTGGGTAGTTCTGGATAA GCACCTTAAGCAAGAAATGAAGCGGTGCATTGATGAGCTACAATGTAACATTGTGGCCATAAAGCGTTCTCAAGCAAAAGTTCTGCGGTTGAACTTGGTCGGTTCACCAACAACAAAAGATGCAGTGAAAGAGAACAAAAGCAGGTCGTTAGGTTCTGTTGGAGCAGTAGTTACAACTCCTTTGAGCAGTCCTGAGGTGGGCACACCATTCACAGGTACAGAAGCTGGGACATCATCAGTGGCTAGCTCTGATCTTGGAACATCATCGCCTATTTTCACAGCGGAAGTGAAAAAGGATGATACTAATGCTGCTCAAGAAACCAAGATTTCAAGGCGGAGTGATTCTGAGACTAGTGGAAACATAAGAGGAGCAGTTTCACTATCACGAAATGCTCCTCCGGTTCCACCTCCTCTCTGCTCTATATGTCAGCACAAAGCACCTGTATTTGGAAAACCACCGAGGTTTTTCTCTTACAAAGAGTTAGAGCTTGCAACAAAAGGGTTTTCACAATCTAACTTCTTGGCAGAAGGAGGGTTTGGATCTGTTCATAGAGGTGTGTTACCTGAAGGACAGATTGTAGCGGTAAAGCAACACAAACTAGCTAGTACTCAAGGAGATGTAGAGTTCTGCTCTGAAGTAGAGGTTTTGAGCTGTGCTCAGCATAGAAACGTGGTTATGCTAATTGGTTTCTGCATTGAACAAAGCAGAAGACTCTTGGTCTATGAGTACATATGCAATGGTTCATTAGACGCTCATCTATACG GTCGCCATAAGGATACTTTGGAGTGGCCTGCAAGGCAGAAAATAGCGGTTGGAGCGGCTCGAGGTCTTAGATATCTTCATGAAGAGTGTAGAGTGGGCTGCATTGTTCACAGAGACTTAAGGCCTAACAATATACTAATCACTCATGACTACGAACCACTG GTTGGAGATTTTGGTTTAGCGCGGTGGCAGCCTGATGGAGAGCTCGGTGTAGACACACGCATAATAGGAACTTTCGG CTACTTAGCTCCAGAGTATACTCAAAGTGGTCAGATCACAGAGAAAGCTGATGTTTACTCATTTGGGGTTGTACTTATCGAGCTAATCACGGGTCGTAAAGCCATGGATATCTCCAGACCAAAAGGACAACAATGTTTAACTGAATGGGTAAACACTGCAAACTTAAAAAGGTTTCTTGTTTCTCAAGTTTTCTTTAAGCTCATTTCAGGGTTTGGTGAGCAGGCTAGGTCTAGATTAGAAGAGTATGCGGTTGAAGAGCTGGTTGATCCGAAGCTGGAGAAGAGATATTCAGAGACAGAAATTATCTGTATGATTCATACAGCTTCATTGTGTATACGCAGAGATCCGCATGTGCGTCCTCGTATGTCTCAG GTGTTGCGTTTACTGGAAGGAGACATGTCAGTGAATGAGAGGTTTAGTGGAAGATTATCGACTGAGAGAAGTCAGAGATCAGTGAGATAG
- the LOC103832607 gene encoding inactive protein kinase SELMODRAFT_444075 isoform X2, translating into MIRGKHEKRPSSNGTEKVLVAVKASREISKTALVWALTHIVHPGDCITLVVVVTSHNAGTTFSSLVLSHGDVLTYVLIHCLVCLGRKLWTLPKFAGDCASVHRKPHSDAIPEIKSDLTDTCSQMILQLHDVYDPNKVNVRIKIVSGSPCGAVASEAKESQATWVVLDKHLKQEMKRCIDELQCNIVAIKRSQAKVLRLNLVGSPTTKDAVKENKSRSLGSVGAVVTTPLSSPEVGTPFTGTEAGTSSVASSDLGTSSPIFTAEVKKDDTNAAQETKISRRSDSETSGNIRGAVSLSRNAPPVPPPLCSICQHKAPVFGKPPRFFSYKELELATKGFSQSNFLAEGGFGSVHRGVLPEGQIVAVKQHKLASTQGDVEFCSEVEVLSCAQHRNVVMLIGFCIEQSRRLLVYEYICNGSLDAHLYGRHKDTLEWPARQKIAVGAARGLRYLHEECRVGCIVHRDLRPNNILITHDYEPLVGDFGLARWQPDGELGVDTRIIGTFGYLAPEYTQSGQITEKADVYSFGVVLIELITGRKAMDISRPKGQQCLTEWVNTANLKRFLVSQVFFKLISGFGEQARSRLEEYAVEELVDPKLEKRYSETEIICMIHTASLCIRRDPHVRPRMSQVLRLLEGDMSVNERFSGRLSTERSQRSVR; encoded by the exons ATGATCAGAGGAAAACATGAGAAGAGACCAAGTTCTAATGGGACTGAGAAGGTTCTTGTTGCTGTTAAAGCATCTAGGGAGATTTCAAAGACAGCATTGGTTTGGGCTTTGACACATATTGTTCATCCTGGAGACTGCATaactcttgttgttgttgtcactTCTCACAATGCTGGTACTACTTTCTCTTCTTTGGTACTAAGTCATGGAGATGTACTGACCTATGTTTTAATCCATTGTCTTGTTTGTTTAGGTCGAAAGCTTTGGACTCTCCCTAAGTTTGCTGGAGACTGTGCAAGTGTTCATAGGAAACCACATTCTGATGCAATCCCTGAGATAAAAAGTGACCTCACTGATACTTGTTCTCAAATGATTCTCCAGCTTCATGATGTCTATGACCCAAACAAG gtTAATGTTAGGATCAAAATTGTTTCTGGATCACCATGTGGAGCTGTTGCATCTGAGGCCAAGGAATCACAAGCAACTTGGGTAGTTCTGGATAA GCACCTTAAGCAAGAAATGAAGCGGTGCATTGATGAGCTACAATGTAACATTGTGGCCATAAAGCGTTCTCAAGCAAAAGTTCTGCGGTTGAACTTGGTCGGTTCACCAACAACAAAAGATGCAGTGAAAGAGAACAAAAGCAGGTCGTTAGGTTCTGTTGGAGCAGTAGTTACAACTCCTTTGAGCAGTCCTGAGGTGGGCACACCATTCACAGGTACAGAAGCTGGGACATCATCAGTGGCTAGCTCTGATCTTGGAACATCATCGCCTATTTTCACAGCGGAAGTGAAAAAGGATGATACTAATGCTGCTCAAGAAACCAAGATTTCAAGGCGGAGTGATTCTGAGACTAGTGGAAACATAAGAGGAGCAGTTTCACTATCACGAAATGCTCCTCCGGTTCCACCTCCTCTCTGCTCTATATGTCAGCACAAAGCACCTGTATTTGGAAAACCACCGAGGTTTTTCTCTTACAAAGAGTTAGAGCTTGCAACAAAAGGGTTTTCACAATCTAACTTCTTGGCAGAAGGAGGGTTTGGATCTGTTCATAGAGGTGTGTTACCTGAAGGACAGATTGTAGCGGTAAAGCAACACAAACTAGCTAGTACTCAAGGAGATGTAGAGTTCTGCTCTGAAGTAGAGGTTTTGAGCTGTGCTCAGCATAGAAACGTGGTTATGCTAATTGGTTTCTGCATTGAACAAAGCAGAAGACTCTTGGTCTATGAGTACATATGCAATGGTTCATTAGACGCTCATCTATACG GTCGCCATAAGGATACTTTGGAGTGGCCTGCAAGGCAGAAAATAGCGGTTGGAGCGGCTCGAGGTCTTAGATATCTTCATGAAGAGTGTAGAGTGGGCTGCATTGTTCACAGAGACTTAAGGCCTAACAATATACTAATCACTCATGACTACGAACCACTG GTTGGAGATTTTGGTTTAGCGCGGTGGCAGCCTGATGGAGAGCTCGGTGTAGACACACGCATAATAGGAACTTTCGG CTACTTAGCTCCAGAGTATACTCAAAGTGGTCAGATCACAGAGAAAGCTGATGTTTACTCATTTGGGGTTGTACTTATCGAGCTAATCACGGGTCGTAAAGCCATGGATATCTCCAGACCAAAAGGACAACAATGTTTAACTGAATGGGTAAACACTGCAAACTTAAAAAGGTTTCTTGTTTCTCAAGTTTTCTTTAAGCTCATTTCAGGGTTTGGTGAGCAGGCTAGGTCTAGATTAGAAGAGTATGCGGTTGAAGAGCTGGTTGATCCGAAGCTGGAGAAGAGATATTCAGAGACAGAAATTATCTGTATGATTCATACAGCTTCATTGTGTATACGCAGAGATCCGCATGTGCGTCCTCGTATGTCTCAG GTGTTGCGTTTACTGGAAGGAGACATGTCAGTGAATGAGAGGTTTAGTGGAAGATTATCGACTGAGAGAAGTCAGAGATCAGTGAGATAG
- the LOC103832607 gene encoding inactive protein kinase SELMODRAFT_444075 isoform X6 codes for MIRGKHEKRPSSNGTEKVLVAVKASREISKTALVWALTHIVHPGDCITLVVVVTSHNAGRKLWTLPKFAGDCASVHRKPHSDAIPEIKSDLTDTCSQMILQLHDVYDPNKVNVRIKIVSGSPCGAVASEAKESQATWVVLDKHLKQEMKRCIDELQCNIVAIKRSQAKVLRLNLVGSPTTKDAVKENKSRSLGSVGAVVTTPLSSPEVGTPFTGTEAGTSSVASSDLGTSSPIFTAEVKKDDTNAAQETKISRRSDSETSGNIRGAVSLSRNAPPVPPPLCSICQHKAPVFGKPPRFFSYKELELATKGFSQSNFLAEGGFGSVHRGVLPEGQIVAVKQHKLASTQGDVEFCSEVEVLSCAQHRNVVMLIGFCIEQSRRLLVYEYICNGSLDAHLYGRHKDTLEWPARQKIAVGAARGLRYLHEECRVGCIVHRDLRPNNILITHDYEPLVGDFGLARWQPDGELGVDTRIIGTFGYLAPEYTQSGQITEKADVYSFGVVLIELITGRKAMDISRPKGQQCLTEWARSRLEEYAVEELVDPKLEKRYSETEIICMIHTASLCIRRDPHVRPRMSQVLRLLEGDMSVNERFSGRLSTERSQRSVR; via the exons ATGATCAGAGGAAAACATGAGAAGAGACCAAGTTCTAATGGGACTGAGAAGGTTCTTGTTGCTGTTAAAGCATCTAGGGAGATTTCAAAGACAGCATTGGTTTGGGCTTTGACACATATTGTTCATCCTGGAGACTGCATaactcttgttgttgttgtcactTCTCACAATGCTG GTCGAAAGCTTTGGACTCTCCCTAAGTTTGCTGGAGACTGTGCAAGTGTTCATAGGAAACCACATTCTGATGCAATCCCTGAGATAAAAAGTGACCTCACTGATACTTGTTCTCAAATGATTCTCCAGCTTCATGATGTCTATGACCCAAACAAG gtTAATGTTAGGATCAAAATTGTTTCTGGATCACCATGTGGAGCTGTTGCATCTGAGGCCAAGGAATCACAAGCAACTTGGGTAGTTCTGGATAA GCACCTTAAGCAAGAAATGAAGCGGTGCATTGATGAGCTACAATGTAACATTGTGGCCATAAAGCGTTCTCAAGCAAAAGTTCTGCGGTTGAACTTGGTCGGTTCACCAACAACAAAAGATGCAGTGAAAGAGAACAAAAGCAGGTCGTTAGGTTCTGTTGGAGCAGTAGTTACAACTCCTTTGAGCAGTCCTGAGGTGGGCACACCATTCACAGGTACAGAAGCTGGGACATCATCAGTGGCTAGCTCTGATCTTGGAACATCATCGCCTATTTTCACAGCGGAAGTGAAAAAGGATGATACTAATGCTGCTCAAGAAACCAAGATTTCAAGGCGGAGTGATTCTGAGACTAGTGGAAACATAAGAGGAGCAGTTTCACTATCACGAAATGCTCCTCCGGTTCCACCTCCTCTCTGCTCTATATGTCAGCACAAAGCACCTGTATTTGGAAAACCACCGAGGTTTTTCTCTTACAAAGAGTTAGAGCTTGCAACAAAAGGGTTTTCACAATCTAACTTCTTGGCAGAAGGAGGGTTTGGATCTGTTCATAGAGGTGTGTTACCTGAAGGACAGATTGTAGCGGTAAAGCAACACAAACTAGCTAGTACTCAAGGAGATGTAGAGTTCTGCTCTGAAGTAGAGGTTTTGAGCTGTGCTCAGCATAGAAACGTGGTTATGCTAATTGGTTTCTGCATTGAACAAAGCAGAAGACTCTTGGTCTATGAGTACATATGCAATGGTTCATTAGACGCTCATCTATACG GTCGCCATAAGGATACTTTGGAGTGGCCTGCAAGGCAGAAAATAGCGGTTGGAGCGGCTCGAGGTCTTAGATATCTTCATGAAGAGTGTAGAGTGGGCTGCATTGTTCACAGAGACTTAAGGCCTAACAATATACTAATCACTCATGACTACGAACCACTG GTTGGAGATTTTGGTTTAGCGCGGTGGCAGCCTGATGGAGAGCTCGGTGTAGACACACGCATAATAGGAACTTTCGG CTACTTAGCTCCAGAGTATACTCAAAGTGGTCAGATCACAGAGAAAGCTGATGTTTACTCATTTGGGGTTGTACTTATCGAGCTAATCACGGGTCGTAAAGCCATGGATATCTCCAGACCAAAAGGACAACAATGTTTAACTGAATGG GCTAGGTCTAGATTAGAAGAGTATGCGGTTGAAGAGCTGGTTGATCCGAAGCTGGAGAAGAGATATTCAGAGACAGAAATTATCTGTATGATTCATACAGCTTCATTGTGTATACGCAGAGATCCGCATGTGCGTCCTCGTATGTCTCAG GTGTTGCGTTTACTGGAAGGAGACATGTCAGTGAATGAGAGGTTTAGTGGAAGATTATCGACTGAGAGAAGTCAGAGATCAGTGAGATAG
- the LOC103832607 gene encoding inactive protein kinase SELMODRAFT_444075 isoform X1 encodes MIRGKHEKRPSSNGTEKVLVAVKASREISKTALVWALTHIVHPGDCITLVVVVTSHNAGTTFSSLVLSHGDVLTYVLIHCLVCLGRKLWTLPKFAGDCASVHRKPHSDAIPEIKSDLTDTCSQMILQLHDVYDPNKVTNLAHNQNIKKTVNLMFFFWKVNVRIKIVSGSPCGAVASEAKESQATWVVLDKHLKQEMKRCIDELQCNIVAIKRSQAKVLRLNLVGSPTTKDAVKENKSRSLGSVGAVVTTPLSSPEVGTPFTGTEAGTSSVASSDLGTSSPIFTAEVKKDDTNAAQETKISRRSDSETSGNIRGAVSLSRNAPPVPPPLCSICQHKAPVFGKPPRFFSYKELELATKGFSQSNFLAEGGFGSVHRGVLPEGQIVAVKQHKLASTQGDVEFCSEVEVLSCAQHRNVVMLIGFCIEQSRRLLVYEYICNGSLDAHLYGRHKDTLEWPARQKIAVGAARGLRYLHEECRVGCIVHRDLRPNNILITHDYEPLVGDFGLARWQPDGELGVDTRIIGTFGYLAPEYTQSGQITEKADVYSFGVVLIELITGRKAMDISRPKGQQCLTEWVNTANLKRFLVSQVFFKLISGFGEQARSRLEEYAVEELVDPKLEKRYSETEIICMIHTASLCIRRDPHVRPRMSQVLRLLEGDMSVNERFSGRLSTERSQRSVR; translated from the exons ATGATCAGAGGAAAACATGAGAAGAGACCAAGTTCTAATGGGACTGAGAAGGTTCTTGTTGCTGTTAAAGCATCTAGGGAGATTTCAAAGACAGCATTGGTTTGGGCTTTGACACATATTGTTCATCCTGGAGACTGCATaactcttgttgttgttgtcactTCTCACAATGCTGGTACTACTTTCTCTTCTTTGGTACTAAGTCATGGAGATGTACTGACCTATGTTTTAATCCATTGTCTTGTTTGTTTAGGTCGAAAGCTTTGGACTCTCCCTAAGTTTGCTGGAGACTGTGCAAGTGTTCATAGGAAACCACATTCTGATGCAATCCCTGAGATAAAAAGTGACCTCACTGATACTTGTTCTCAAATGATTCTCCAGCTTCATGATGTCTATGACCCAAACAAGGTTACTAACTTAGCCCATaaccaaaacattaaaaaaacagttaatctcatgttttttttttggaaggtTAATGTTAGGATCAAAATTGTTTCTGGATCACCATGTGGAGCTGTTGCATCTGAGGCCAAGGAATCACAAGCAACTTGGGTAGTTCTGGATAA GCACCTTAAGCAAGAAATGAAGCGGTGCATTGATGAGCTACAATGTAACATTGTGGCCATAAAGCGTTCTCAAGCAAAAGTTCTGCGGTTGAACTTGGTCGGTTCACCAACAACAAAAGATGCAGTGAAAGAGAACAAAAGCAGGTCGTTAGGTTCTGTTGGAGCAGTAGTTACAACTCCTTTGAGCAGTCCTGAGGTGGGCACACCATTCACAGGTACAGAAGCTGGGACATCATCAGTGGCTAGCTCTGATCTTGGAACATCATCGCCTATTTTCACAGCGGAAGTGAAAAAGGATGATACTAATGCTGCTCAAGAAACCAAGATTTCAAGGCGGAGTGATTCTGAGACTAGTGGAAACATAAGAGGAGCAGTTTCACTATCACGAAATGCTCCTCCGGTTCCACCTCCTCTCTGCTCTATATGTCAGCACAAAGCACCTGTATTTGGAAAACCACCGAGGTTTTTCTCTTACAAAGAGTTAGAGCTTGCAACAAAAGGGTTTTCACAATCTAACTTCTTGGCAGAAGGAGGGTTTGGATCTGTTCATAGAGGTGTGTTACCTGAAGGACAGATTGTAGCGGTAAAGCAACACAAACTAGCTAGTACTCAAGGAGATGTAGAGTTCTGCTCTGAAGTAGAGGTTTTGAGCTGTGCTCAGCATAGAAACGTGGTTATGCTAATTGGTTTCTGCATTGAACAAAGCAGAAGACTCTTGGTCTATGAGTACATATGCAATGGTTCATTAGACGCTCATCTATACG GTCGCCATAAGGATACTTTGGAGTGGCCTGCAAGGCAGAAAATAGCGGTTGGAGCGGCTCGAGGTCTTAGATATCTTCATGAAGAGTGTAGAGTGGGCTGCATTGTTCACAGAGACTTAAGGCCTAACAATATACTAATCACTCATGACTACGAACCACTG GTTGGAGATTTTGGTTTAGCGCGGTGGCAGCCTGATGGAGAGCTCGGTGTAGACACACGCATAATAGGAACTTTCGG CTACTTAGCTCCAGAGTATACTCAAAGTGGTCAGATCACAGAGAAAGCTGATGTTTACTCATTTGGGGTTGTACTTATCGAGCTAATCACGGGTCGTAAAGCCATGGATATCTCCAGACCAAAAGGACAACAATGTTTAACTGAATGGGTAAACACTGCAAACTTAAAAAGGTTTCTTGTTTCTCAAGTTTTCTTTAAGCTCATTTCAGGGTTTGGTGAGCAGGCTAGGTCTAGATTAGAAGAGTATGCGGTTGAAGAGCTGGTTGATCCGAAGCTGGAGAAGAGATATTCAGAGACAGAAATTATCTGTATGATTCATACAGCTTCATTGTGTATACGCAGAGATCCGCATGTGCGTCCTCGTATGTCTCAG GTGTTGCGTTTACTGGAAGGAGACATGTCAGTGAATGAGAGGTTTAGTGGAAGATTATCGACTGAGAGAAGTCAGAGATCAGTGAGATAG
- the LOC103832607 gene encoding inactive protein kinase SELMODRAFT_444075 isoform X5, with translation MIRGKHEKRPSSNGTEKVLVAVKASREISKTALVWALTHIVHPGDCITLVVVVTSHNAGRKLWTLPKFAGDCASVHRKPHSDAIPEIKSDLTDTCSQMILQLHDVYDPNKVNVRIKIVSGSPCGAVASEAKESQATWVVLDKHLKQEMKRCIDELQCNIVAIKRSQAKVLRLNLVGSPTTKDAVKENKSRSLGSVGAVVTTPLSSPEVGTPFTGTEAGTSSVASSDLGTSSPIFTAEVKKDDTNAAQETKISRRSDSETSGNIRGAVSLSRNAPPVPPPLCSICQHKAPVFGKPPRFFSYKELELATKGFSQSNFLAEGGFGSVHRGVLPEGQIVAVKQHKLASTQGDVEFCSEVEVLSCAQHRNVVMLIGFCIEQSRRLLVYEYICNGSLDAHLYGRHKDTLEWPARQKIAVGAARGLRYLHEECRVGCIVHRDLRPNNILITHDYEPLVGDFGLARWQPDGELGVDTRIIGTFGYLAPEYTQSGQITEKADVYSFGVVLIELITGRKAMDISRPKGQQCLTEWVNTANLKRFLVSQVFFKLISGFGEQARSRLEEYAVEELVDPKLEKRYSETEIICMIHTASLCIRRDPHVRPRMSQVLRLLEGDMSVNERFSGRLSTERSQRSVR, from the exons ATGATCAGAGGAAAACATGAGAAGAGACCAAGTTCTAATGGGACTGAGAAGGTTCTTGTTGCTGTTAAAGCATCTAGGGAGATTTCAAAGACAGCATTGGTTTGGGCTTTGACACATATTGTTCATCCTGGAGACTGCATaactcttgttgttgttgtcactTCTCACAATGCTG GTCGAAAGCTTTGGACTCTCCCTAAGTTTGCTGGAGACTGTGCAAGTGTTCATAGGAAACCACATTCTGATGCAATCCCTGAGATAAAAAGTGACCTCACTGATACTTGTTCTCAAATGATTCTCCAGCTTCATGATGTCTATGACCCAAACAAG gtTAATGTTAGGATCAAAATTGTTTCTGGATCACCATGTGGAGCTGTTGCATCTGAGGCCAAGGAATCACAAGCAACTTGGGTAGTTCTGGATAA GCACCTTAAGCAAGAAATGAAGCGGTGCATTGATGAGCTACAATGTAACATTGTGGCCATAAAGCGTTCTCAAGCAAAAGTTCTGCGGTTGAACTTGGTCGGTTCACCAACAACAAAAGATGCAGTGAAAGAGAACAAAAGCAGGTCGTTAGGTTCTGTTGGAGCAGTAGTTACAACTCCTTTGAGCAGTCCTGAGGTGGGCACACCATTCACAGGTACAGAAGCTGGGACATCATCAGTGGCTAGCTCTGATCTTGGAACATCATCGCCTATTTTCACAGCGGAAGTGAAAAAGGATGATACTAATGCTGCTCAAGAAACCAAGATTTCAAGGCGGAGTGATTCTGAGACTAGTGGAAACATAAGAGGAGCAGTTTCACTATCACGAAATGCTCCTCCGGTTCCACCTCCTCTCTGCTCTATATGTCAGCACAAAGCACCTGTATTTGGAAAACCACCGAGGTTTTTCTCTTACAAAGAGTTAGAGCTTGCAACAAAAGGGTTTTCACAATCTAACTTCTTGGCAGAAGGAGGGTTTGGATCTGTTCATAGAGGTGTGTTACCTGAAGGACAGATTGTAGCGGTAAAGCAACACAAACTAGCTAGTACTCAAGGAGATGTAGAGTTCTGCTCTGAAGTAGAGGTTTTGAGCTGTGCTCAGCATAGAAACGTGGTTATGCTAATTGGTTTCTGCATTGAACAAAGCAGAAGACTCTTGGTCTATGAGTACATATGCAATGGTTCATTAGACGCTCATCTATACG GTCGCCATAAGGATACTTTGGAGTGGCCTGCAAGGCAGAAAATAGCGGTTGGAGCGGCTCGAGGTCTTAGATATCTTCATGAAGAGTGTAGAGTGGGCTGCATTGTTCACAGAGACTTAAGGCCTAACAATATACTAATCACTCATGACTACGAACCACTG GTTGGAGATTTTGGTTTAGCGCGGTGGCAGCCTGATGGAGAGCTCGGTGTAGACACACGCATAATAGGAACTTTCGG CTACTTAGCTCCAGAGTATACTCAAAGTGGTCAGATCACAGAGAAAGCTGATGTTTACTCATTTGGGGTTGTACTTATCGAGCTAATCACGGGTCGTAAAGCCATGGATATCTCCAGACCAAAAGGACAACAATGTTTAACTGAATGGGTAAACACTGCAAACTTAAAAAGGTTTCTTGTTTCTCAAGTTTTCTTTAAGCTCATTTCAGGGTTTGGTGAGCAGGCTAGGTCTAGATTAGAAGAGTATGCGGTTGAAGAGCTGGTTGATCCGAAGCTGGAGAAGAGATATTCAGAGACAGAAATTATCTGTATGATTCATACAGCTTCATTGTGTATACGCAGAGATCCGCATGTGCGTCCTCGTATGTCTCAG GTGTTGCGTTTACTGGAAGGAGACATGTCAGTGAATGAGAGGTTTAGTGGAAGATTATCGACTGAGAGAAGTCAGAGATCAGTGAGATAG